The window AAGACCGGCAGCCTCCTCAAGGATCTTGTTTTTTGTTTTCTCGCCTTTGGCCATAAGAACTAATCTCACATCTCAGATTTCAAATCTCAAACTCCTCATTTCTACTGCACACAATTAGCACGACCGTTCGTTTTTTTCAACCTAAAAGGAGCAACTCCTTCTGTAGCGTCGAATTTAACCGCAGAGGTCGTCACGCCTCTGGCGTGACAGGCTTCGGACGCAGAGAAAGAAAAAGCGGGGCTAAAGAATGTGATCATTGCGAGGCTGGAGTTCGGGCCGAAGCAATCCCGGTTGACAATAGTTCCTGTAAAAACTGGCTAATTTACAGGGATGAAAAGGATAAAGGGAATTTAATTCCTGGAAAACGAAACAGAAAAGGGAGGACAGGACATCTTGTGGATGGGTGCTTGGCAACTTCAAACTTCAAACCTTGTCTCCCCATCCCCTGTATTTTTAGGTGCTCTGACACTGGGCAGCAGTGTCCTGACCGCTGTCAGCCTCTTCATTGATTAAATTGATCCCATCCATTACCCTCTTGCGATCTTACTTATCTGGGAATGACAGCTATCCGTACCGGGAGGAAAAAGATGAGCCTGTTTACTATCGACGAGAAGTTGTGCGCAAGGGACGGTATCTGCGTGGCGGAGTGTCCCGCCTTTGTTATTGAAATGAAGACAAAAGAGTCGTTCCCCACGGTGACTGACGGAGGGGAAACCCGATGCATCAACTGCGGTCATTGCGTCGCGGTTTGTCCACACCGGGCCATCTCCCTCGCTCGTATGAGCGTCGATCAATGCCCTCCCATTGACGATAAGCTCACCCTGAGCGAGGGCCAGATTGAGCAGTTCCTGCGATCGCGACGATCCATCCGCACCTATAAGACTCAGGATGTGGACGCCGAAACCCTTACCCGACTCATCGACATCGCCCGCTATGCTCCCACGGGAAGCAACAGTCAACAGGTCCAATGGCTTATCGTCCCCACGCGAGACAAGGTGGTTCAGCTTACAGACCTGGCAGTAGACTGGATGCGCAACGCCATTGAGGAGAAAAACCCCATGGCTGAAGCTTACCAGATGGCCGGGATCGTCCGTGCCTGGGACAACGGGATCGACATTATCAGCAGGGGTGCTCCGGCTCTCGTCATCGCCCACGGCCCCGAGACCTACCCTATCATGGCCATCGACAGCACCATCGCCCTTTCCTACCTGGACCTGGCTGCGCCCTCTTTCGGCCTTGGCTGCTGCTGGGCCGGATTCTTCATGGCCGCCGCCGGGTTCTGGCCGCCCCTGGCAGAAGCACTGAACCTTCCTGAAGGACACAAGCCTTTCGGAACGATGATGGTGGGTCATCCGAAATTCGGTTACCATCGGTTGCCGGCGAGGAATGAAGCGAAAGTGTCGATCTTCAAATAGCGGCAGTTTCACTCTGACACCATTGAGAAGCCAGGGCGGATTCAACAGGGACCGAGATTGCCACGACCCTGCGGGTCTCGCAATGACAGGAACAGCTTTTCCACGATACTCCGGCACTCCGACACTCCGGTACCTTGTTTTCCACACAGACGCACACACGCTCCACGCACGTACGATATCCTGGATTCTGAACCTCAAACTTGATAGAGTCGCAAAAAGTCCAATCCGGGACTTTTCGCTCCACAAAAAGGGAAAAGCGTCGTTTTCCCTTTCCTTACAAATCAATGACTTACAAAGTGAGTCATTGATTTGGGCGCCCCGCGCGGGGCGCATTGATGACTTTTTGCGAAGTCATCAAACTTCAAACTTCAAACATCAAACGGTATTTAAAGCTCTTCCCCACAGAATTTACAATACAGCGCGTCCATTTCGTGACCGCCCCTGCCGCAGGAGGAACAGTCTGATGATCTTTCCCTGGAAAGGGCCTGACTGAATTCAACAGTAAAGATCCCTGTAGGAACGGCGATAATGCTGTAGCCGAGGATCATGACCAGGGACGCCAGGGCCTGTCCCATCGGTGTCTGGGGTGAGATGTCACCATATCCGACGGTGGTCATGGTAACGATGGCCCAGTAGATGCCCCTGGGGATGCTGGTGAACCCGTTGGCCTCTCCCTCTATAACGTACATGAGGGAACCGAATATGGTCACCATGGTCAGAACAGTGAAGAAGAAGATGGTGATCTTGCGCCTGCTCGAGGCGAGAGCTTTCATGAGCAAACTGGCTTCCCTGAGATACTGGATCAGTTTAAGAACCCTGAACACACGTAAAATTCTGAGTGTACGCAAGATCATGAAATATTTGGTGGCAGGAAAGATCAGGCTAAGGTAGGTGGGAACGATGGCGATAACATCCACGATGCCGTAAAAGCTCTTGGCATATTTTACGCGGCTATGGACACAATAGAGTCTTACAACATACTCAACTGTAAAGATTATGGTAAAGAACCACTCTGCCAATAGGAGAAAACGGCCATAAGAGATCCTGATGGCACCCACACTGTCAGCCATGACGATCCCGACACTGACAAAGATGCTCAGAATAAGAAGCACATCGAACAATTTTCCCGACGGCGTGTCTGCCTCGAAAATGATCTCGTAAAGGGTGCCTTTGAGGTTTGTTTTACCGTTGGCCTCCCGGGTCATACTCACCTCCTGGCAGCATATCAGAGAACCTCGACACGCTACTTATACTGGATAAAAGCCTCAACGCAGAGTTTCGCAGAAGTGATCACAAAATACCATCGCAGAGTTACGCAGAAAAGATCTTGAAACTGGAAAATTCCCGGTAACCATAAAAGCGATGTTTTTACCGCGGAGTAGGCAAAGGAAAGCTGACAGAGTCGAAATCCCGAGTTCATGTCAGTCTATCTGTGTGTCCATTTAGAAACATCATTTTTATTGTAACCGCGTTTCCCCCAGAATTGCGATTTACCCTGCGGTGCGACCATGATTGGTCGCTCTGCGAAACCCTGCGTTAAAGCTTTCGTCGCTTTTTCTAAAGAGCGGGATCGCTTCACATGGGGAAATTTCAGTCACCCCCATTTCAATCCTCCCCCTCAAGCCGTCTTCGCATAAAGCTTCGCCGCGCCTGTCGGGGGGAGGAAGAATTAGGAAGTTGACTGTTTTAGGGTTCGCGATGACAATCACGCAAGGCGCCACTGGATTCCGGGTCCTCGTTAAAACGGCCCGTAATGACGTTCGTTTTTCCCAGGATTTAAGCCTTCCTCAGTGTCCTCAAAAACTCTGTGGTGAACAACATCTCCTTTATAGCAACTATGCGGGAATGGCAGGCGATCCCATTGCTCATCCCACAGCGTTCTGCTAATATCCGCGCCACCATGGAAGTTTTTCTCAGCTCAACCGCAGCCGTCGCCATTGCCGAGATCGGAGACAAGACCCAGCTCCTGTCCCTGTTTCTAGCGTCCCGCTTTAAACAGCGCTACGCCATCATAGCAGGCATTCTCGTGGCCACCCTGCTCAACCATGGGGTCTCTGCCTGGCTGGGCGTCTGGCTGCTTGACCTTCTGCCTCCGCACATGGCTCCCTGGATCATCAGCGGCAGCTTTGGACTCATTGCGCTCTGGCTCCTGATCCCCGACAAGCAGGACGGAGGGCCCAGCAGCATCGATAAATATGGGGCTTTTGCAGCCACTACGGTGCTGTTCTTCCTGGCCGAGATCGGGGACAAAACCCAGATCGCAACGGTGGTCCTAGCCGCCAAATACAACGAGACCTTCTGGGTAATAACCGGAACGACCCTGGGAATGATGATCGCCAACGTCCCTGTGGTGTTCGCGGGACGCTGGGTCATGGATCGTCTCCCCCTGAACTACGCCAGGTGGGGCGCTTTCGCTCTCTTTCTTGCCATGGCCCTTATCACGATGACCGCTGCCATGTTGGGCTAAAGGGAGTGAGGCGCGAAAAGTGAATCCCGCCAATGGCGGGGCTATTCACCTTTCACCAGTTACCGTTTCCTAACTAGCAAGCTCCGCAAGAAAGCGATCCACCGACCACTTACCGCCGCCGGCGATCATGAGAGCCACGGCCATGCCGATGGCCAGCAGGTGGTACTCAAACCCCTCTCCGGTGTGGCTGCCGAACCAGTTCATGAAGAACCCGTTGGGCAGGTGGACCATGAATATCGCCCCCGTCATAATGGAAAAGATACCGAAGGCACAGAACCTGGTGGCCACACCCAGGATAAGCCCTATGGATCCCAGGAACTCTGAGAGGATGATCAGGAACACAACAGCGGCTGGTATACCCATGCCCTGGGACATGCCTTTCATCGTAGCCGCAAAACCCCCACCCCCGAACAGTCCCAGGGCTTTCTGGGCGCCGTGAGGCAGCATGACTGCATCCAGGGTCACTCTGATCACCAGGGGCTTTAGGCTTTCTTCCGTCGAAAAGAATTTTTTAATCAAAAAAACCTCCATTCATTCTGGTCTTTAATATACTTGCTAAAATTATAATCACTTTTCTGAGAGGCTGCACCGTATCCTGACGATGAAATGCCAGAGGCGGCCTCAAAGTGCAGTTTATGTAAAAGGGATGATTTTTAACGCGGAGTACGCCCACCTTCGCCAAGGCTACGGTAGGCAGGCGACTTGCCCGCCATCTTGTCCGCCTTAGGCATGTGCGAGGGAGGAAGCTCGAAGGTCGACGGTGGAAGTGACTCAGAGGAGATCCTGCGAAAGGTTTTTACCCATCCAGAATCACCAACCTTCGCAGAAGCTTCGGCTGGCAGGCGAGTCATGAATTACGGCTCTATCCTATCTCTGGTTCACTGTTCAAAAAAAAAGGGGCCGCTTGCGCGGCCCCTTTGTGTATCGAGTTAAAAACCTTCCTATTTCTTGTGAACATCCTTTGCCATTTCAGATGCCCACTTCCTGTCGCGGCTCTGGTGGCAGCTCAGGCATGTGAAATCCAAAGTAACGAACCCCTTGGCAAAGGTTGACTTTTTGCCCTTCTCCTCAACTTCCTGGAACATGTTGGCGTCCGCGGCGGTGTTGATCTTGAAGATGTGGGTGCGGATGTCGCCCGTGTAGCTGGCGGAAGTGATAGCTGACTTGCTGGCCTTGGGCATGTGGCAATCGATACATTCCAGCTGGGTCCTACCGTGGAGGGTCTTGGCGAAGCTCTCGCCTACGTCATCATGGCACTCAAGACAATTGTTCTTCGCAACCTGATCCGCCCGCTTGTGGGGATCGTGGCAGTCCAGGCAGGTAAGGTCCTTGTGAACACCAGCCTTGAGCTCGTTGATCTGCTCGTGATGGCGGATGAAACCTCCACGGGCGGGAGGCTTCGGGCCCATGCCACCGCGCTGGTGGCACTTGCCGCATGCTTCTGCCGTCTTGTCTATCCTGACGTTGGATTTGGCAGGCGAAGCCACGTGGGCGCTGCCAGGTCCGTGACACTCTTCACAGCCGATACCATCTTCGGCCCAGGTGCCGATCATCCCCTCCAGGCCGTCCTGGTTCCCTTCCTTTTTGTAGGCCGTCATGTGGCATGGTCCGCAGTCGTAGGGCTTTTTCTCGCCCTTGTGATAGAAGGACCAGCTCCCGTCCTCCAGGTTGTACTGGGTCCTGGCTTCCGTTCCGTCCTTGGCAGAGGTTACGATAAAGCCTTTCTTGTCGATGTACCTGGCCTTCCAGTTGGCGCCGCCGATTACGTAGGAGATGTCCTCCCAGGCCCAGCCAGGGGGAAGGGGCAGCTTGGCGTAGCGCGCCTTTTCCATGGTTCTGAGCTTGTATGGGTGTCCCGAAGCCTGCCAGTCGTTGAAATTGTCCTGGTGACACTCGAAACATGCGTTGGAGCCGACATAATCGGCCGCCATCGCCGGAAGCGCAAACATCAGCATGACGCCGACCAGCACGATAACCACAGAAACTCTCTTCATATCCGATCTCCTTTTCCTGCTCCCTCAACCAGAAGAAATGGTTTCACCGTATCCCTCTAGCCGTTAATAATAGCCGGTACTTTGGACACCCGCTTGATATCGACTTAAAAAATCAACAAATTGTCGGAACGGATTAATATCTGTACCTATGATAGGCACAAAACAGGAGGATTCCAGATAATTTTTCCTACCGGAACGGTTGACTTTGTGAAGAATTCTTCACAAGGTTGAAAAGTCTTTTTGGTCAGGATTTAAGGGTATTAACAAAATGGGCGACGCACTCGGCAACA of the bacterium genome contains:
- a CDS encoding nitroreductase family protein, with the protein product MSLFTIDEKLCARDGICVAECPAFVIEMKTKESFPTVTDGGETRCINCGHCVAVCPHRAISLARMSVDQCPPIDDKLTLSEGQIEQFLRSRRSIRTYKTQDVDAETLTRLIDIARYAPTGSNSQQVQWLIVPTRDKVVQLTDLAVDWMRNAIEEKNPMAEAYQMAGIVRAWDNGIDIISRGAPALVIAHGPETYPIMAIDSTIALSYLDLAAPSFGLGCCWAGFFMAAAGFWPPLAEALNLPEGHKPFGTMMVGHPKFGYHRLPARNEAKVSIFK
- a CDS encoding ion transporter, whose product is MTREANGKTNLKGTLYEIIFEADTPSGKLFDVLLILSIFVSVGIVMADSVGAIRISYGRFLLLAEWFFTIIFTVEYVVRLYCVHSRVKYAKSFYGIVDVIAIVPTYLSLIFPATKYFMILRTLRILRVFRVLKLIQYLREASLLMKALASSRRKITIFFFTVLTMVTIFGSLMYVIEGEANGFTSIPRGIYWAIVTMTTVGYGDISPQTPMGQALASLVMILGYSIIAVPTGIFTVEFSQALSRERSSDCSSCGRGGHEMDALYCKFCGEEL
- a CDS encoding TMEM165/GDT1 family protein, whose product is MEVFLSSTAAVAIAEIGDKTQLLSLFLASRFKQRYAIIAGILVATLLNHGVSAWLGVWLLDLLPPHMAPWIISGSFGLIALWLLIPDKQDGGPSSIDKYGAFAATTVLFFLAEIGDKTQIATVVLAAKYNETFWVITGTTLGMMIANVPVVFAGRWVMDRLPLNYARWGAFALFLAMALITMTAAMLG
- a CDS encoding DoxX family protein — its product is MIKKFFSTEESLKPLVIRVTLDAVMLPHGAQKALGLFGGGGFAATMKGMSQGMGIPAAVVFLIILSEFLGSIGLILGVATRFCAFGIFSIMTGAIFMVHLPNGFFMNWFGSHTGEGFEYHLLAIGMAVALMIAGGGKWSVDRFLAELAS
- a CDS encoding cytochrome c3 family protein is translated as MKRVSVVIVLVGVMLMFALPAMAADYVGSNACFECHQDNFNDWQASGHPYKLRTMEKARYAKLPLPPGWAWEDISYVIGGANWKARYIDKKGFIVTSAKDGTEARTQYNLEDGSWSFYHKGEKKPYDCGPCHMTAYKKEGNQDGLEGMIGTWAEDGIGCEECHGPGSAHVASPAKSNVRIDKTAEACGKCHQRGGMGPKPPARGGFIRHHEQINELKAGVHKDLTCLDCHDPHKRADQVAKNNCLECHDDVGESFAKTLHGRTQLECIDCHMPKASKSAITSASYTGDIRTHIFKINTAADANMFQEVEEKGKKSTFAKGFVTLDFTCLSCHQSRDRKWASEMAKDVHKK